The region CGGCTCGACTCCAGCGCGGCCGCGGTCGCGTCCCGGTTCAACTTTACGCCCGCGAAAGCCGGCGGCAGGCCGGTGCCGGTGATCATGGAATACGTGTACCGGTTCTCCCTGCAGGACGTGACCGAGAAAATCGGCCGGTACGTGAACCTGAAGGGCCGGCTGCTCGAGCGCGGCACGCGCGCGCCCGTGCGCGACGCGACCGTGGTGGTGAGCTTCAAAGACACCCTTGCCGACACCACGCTCGGGCTCCCGTTCGGCGCATACCTTAAAAAAATCTGCGGGTTCGGCAGCCAGCACTGCGAGGAGAATTCTGTGGTCACCATCGCGGACTCGCTGGGAAGATTCGCGTTCTATTCGCTGCCTTGCGGCCCCATCACGCTCAAGGTGATCAGCCCGGGATACGAGCAGCTCGTGGAGAACGAAACCATCAAGCACGGCGAGGCAAAGGAGATCACCTACCACATCCAGCGTTTTTCGTACGGCGAATATGAGATCGTGGTGTACGGCAAGGCCGAAAAGAAGGAGGTCGCCACCTACACGCTCACGCTCAACGAGGTAAAAAAAGTGCCGGGACTGGGCGGCGACGCGGTGAAGGTGGTGCAGGCGCTTCCCGGCGTTGCGCGGACCTCCCTCCTGGGAAACCAGATCGTGGTCCGCGGCGCAAGCACGGCCGACTCCAAGTTTTACCTTGACGGCGTGCAAATCCCGGTCCTGTTTCACTTCGGCGGCCTCAAGTCGACCTACAATTCCGACGCCCTCGAGTCAGTCGATTTTTACCCCGGCGGGTTCGGCACGCGGTACGGCGACGTTACCGCGGGCGTCATTGAAATCAAGGGCAGGCCCGCGAAGACCGACCGCATCCATGCCACCGTGGATGCGAACCTCATTGACGCATCGTTCATGGTGGAGGGGCCCGTCGCAGACAACGTCTCCACGCTGCTCACCGCGCGGCGGAGCTATATCGGCGACATCCTCAGCTGGGCCGTCACCAAGATCGACCTGCCGGTTTCCATCCAACCGTATTATTGGGACTATATCTGGCGCACCGATTACACCCCGACAAAAGACCAAAAGCTGTATCTGACGTTGTTCGGCTCGTCGGACTATTTCAAGGTGGTGGCGCCCTCGTTCGGCGGCCGCGGGGCGACCGTCACCAACGACCCGACCGACCAAGCCGACGAGCGGACGTGGTTCAACATGGGCATTCTCGGATGGAACTGGAACATCTCGCCGAACATAAAGAACAGCGCGACGTTCTCATTGACCTACGGCGACCAGTATTCGTCGTTTTTTGGCATGGTCAAGGAAGACGAAAACGCCTGGTATTACAATCTCCGCGACGAGGCGAGCATCACCGTCGCCAAGAACGCGGTGGTCAACGCCGGCCTCGACGCGCTCGTCTATCCGGCGAACCTCGAATTGATCATGCCGACCTCGGCGGATACGGTTTTCCGGGACACGATACGCAACTGGGTGTTCGGGGACATAGGCGCCTACCTCAACCTCGATTGGAAGCCGTTCGATCGGCTTGAAATCATCCCCGGCCTGCGCTACGACTATTTTCCCGAACTCGATTACCGGGGCGGCATCGTGCCCGCCTTCTGGAACTACGGCCTCATCGACAATCACCAGGGGGCACCGGGCGAGCCGTCCCTGCGGGTCACGGCCCGGTACAAACTCGCGCCCTCGCACACCCTCAAGGCCGCCGTGGGAAATTACAGCGAGACGCCGCAGCCGCTCGGCGAAACGATCATAAAACAATACGGCGACCCGCACCTCCCCGCGACAAAGGCCGTGCAATACGTCGGCGGGTACGAATGGAAAATCACCGATCTTGACAATGCGGATGTCCAGGTCTATTACAACAACCAGTGGGACATTCCGCGCATGGCCACCCCGCAGGACGCATCCGCCGGAGGGACGCCCAAGGGATTCTATGCCGACCAGCTCGGCCGGATGTACGGGCTCGAGGTACTGTTGCGGCACGACCAGGGCAAACGGTTTTTCGGCTGGATCGCCTATTCCCTCTCCCGCAGCGAACGCAGGGACCCCCATACCGGCATCTGGTCGCTGTATTCCAAGGACGAAACCCACAACCTGCAGCTGATCGGCAGTTACAAGCTTCCCAAGTTCTGGGAAATAGGCTGCCGCCTGCGGTACGTCACGGGTGATCCGACCACGCCGATCACGGGCGTGACATACGACGAAACCGACGGCCGTTTTCTCCCGCAGTACGGGCCGCGGAATTCGTCCAGGTTCGACCCGTTCCTCCAGCTTGACATGAGGGTAGAAAAAAAATTCATGATGAAGAACTGGATCCTCACCGCGTACCTTGATTTCCAGGACTTGAGCTGGTTTGTGTACAAGAGCCCGGAATTTTACATGTACAACTACCGGTACGATCAAAAAACGCCGGTCGGGGCGATCCCGGAACCGGCCCTCGGCCTTTCCGCGGAGTTCTAAAGGAGACGCGACCGCCATGACGTTTCATAAAAGTTTTAAAACCCTCTCCGTTGCCGCGGCCGCGTGCGGGATGTTCCTTTCATGCACCCAGTTCCCGACGCAGCTCGGGTACATCGGCGGCCAGTATGTCCAGACCGTCGGGTTCGTTTTCACGCCGCTTGCCGAGGGCGCTCCCGGCGACACGCTCCATCTGCACGCGTATTTTGCCGGCGAGCCGGTTAGCTCGTTCGCCTGCAGCCTGTCGACGAGCTACTCGATCACCGCGTTCGGTTCCGATACGGCGGTGAATTTCAAGCCGCTTGTCGACCCCGCGGCGCGTCTCACCCCGGATTCAATCGCGCTTTCATTTACCATCCCGCAGGATTTTTTCGCGGCCGCGGGCCCAGTGGTCGTCGCCGCGCTCGCGACGATCCCCAATTCGGTGCGGGCGCAGTTCGGGCTTGATTCCGCGTCGCTGGCCAGCGTGCCGCCCGCCCAGCTTGCCTCCCTGGCCGGATCGTTTCTGACCACCGTCGATTTTTCTTCGGCCGACAGCACGCTTTCCAAGCAGGCGGAAAAACTCGCGGAACTACTCTCCGGGCAGATCGTTTTACACCTCGCGGTCAACGGCGGCTACACCATCACGCGCAACGTTACCGTTCGCTATAACGCTCATGTCCGCAATGACAAGTACGTTTTTGTCAACAAAAACCCCGACCCGTGGTGGATCGGCATTCTCAAGGTGCGCAACAGGAAGCGGCAGCTCCTTTCCGTTTTCGAAAGGGACTCAACCGACACGATGTTCTGTCTGTACGCCCGGGACACCTCGGCGGTGGCCGGGCCCAAGCGTTTCACCGACACCGTTCTTATCGACACCGGCTTCACCTACTACGCGGCCGGCGACAGCGGAATCGCGGAGGGAAACGACCACCGCGATTCATCGTATACGAACGAAGGCGCGTTTGAGCCCGAAATCTACAGCTACCTCTGGTTCTACCAGCCGGATTCCGGCACCACGGACCTCAACCCGCAGAACTCCCTTTCAATCGGCAACGGCCGGGACTATTACAGTTCCATGGCCACGCCGCTCGATACGGCGATGCACAATTTCACCCTATGGGCGCGGGTCTCCGAGAGCGCATCGGGCGTGCCCAATGCTCCCGTG is a window of Chitinivibrionales bacterium DNA encoding:
- a CDS encoding TonB family protein codes for the protein MRPERLRVLTTATCLLLWATLLPASGQISETAPNAPAASKDTIGTVAQDSLPPIDSMPRLLQFIKADYPPDLVKKGIEGAVVLDLVVDTLGKVDSVAIVKGFYPRLDSSAAAVASRFNFTPAKAGGRPVPVIMEYVYRFSLQDVTEKIGRYVNLKGRLLERGTRAPVRDATVVVSFKDTLADTTLGLPFGAYLKKICGFGSQHCEENSVVTIADSLGRFAFYSLPCGPITLKVISPGYEQLVENETIKHGEAKEITYHIQRFSYGEYEIVVYGKAEKKEVATYTLTLNEVKKVPGLGGDAVKVVQALPGVARTSLLGNQIVVRGASTADSKFYLDGVQIPVLFHFGGLKSTYNSDALESVDFYPGGFGTRYGDVTAGVIEIKGRPAKTDRIHATVDANLIDASFMVEGPVADNVSTLLTARRSYIGDILSWAVTKIDLPVSIQPYYWDYIWRTDYTPTKDQKLYLTLFGSSDYFKVVAPSFGGRGATVTNDPTDQADERTWFNMGILGWNWNISPNIKNSATFSLTYGDQYSSFFGMVKEDENAWYYNLRDEASITVAKNAVVNAGLDALVYPANLELIMPTSADTVFRDTIRNWVFGDIGAYLNLDWKPFDRLEIIPGLRYDYFPELDYRGGIVPAFWNYGLIDNHQGAPGEPSLRVTARYKLAPSHTLKAAVGNYSETPQPLGETIIKQYGDPHLPATKAVQYVGGYEWKITDLDNADVQVYYNNQWDIPRMATPQDASAGGTPKGFYADQLGRMYGLEVLLRHDQGKRFFGWIAYSLSRSERRDPHTGIWSLYSKDETHNLQLIGSYKLPKFWEIGCRLRYVTGDPTTPITGVTYDETDGRFLPQYGPRNSSRFDPFLQLDMRVEKKFMMKNWILTAYLDFQDLSWFVYKSPEFYMYNYRYDQKTPVGAIPEPALGLSAEF